The proteins below come from a single Drosophila suzukii chromosome X, CBGP_Dsuzu_IsoJpt1.0, whole genome shotgun sequence genomic window:
- the COX4L gene encoding cytochrome c oxidase subunit 4 isoform 1, mitochondrial — protein MSALRLIPRNLSQLTTPTRMAMMGRRFASGGDGVRLLIGDREVVGYGINGRPLYFDSPDCPFPAIRYREVTPELCAVREKELGDWKKLSLDDKKLLYRHSFCQTYAEFQHFSPEWKICLGVALWLVAIGMGISIAMKAKLYGELPETFDDEHQSAQLRRIIQLQMNPITGISSKWCYHENKWK, from the coding sequence ATGTCGGCACTGCGCTTGATTCCTCGGAATCTAAGCCAGTTGACGACGCCGACGAGGATGGCGATGATGGGGCGTCGCTTTGCCAGCGGCGGTGACGGTGTTCGTCTTTTGATTGGGGATCGCGAGGTGGTCGGCTACGGGATCAACGGACGACCCCTGTACTTCGACAGCCCAGATTGTCCATTTCCGGCGATTCGATATCGCGAAGTTACCCCGGAGCTGTGTGCCGTGCGTGAAAAGGAGCTGGGCGACTGGAAGAAGCTGTCGCTGGATGACAAGAAGCTGCTGTATCGCCACAGCTTCTGCCAAACCTACGCAGAGTTCCAGCACTTTTCGCCGGAGTGGAAGATCTGCCTGGGCGTCGCCCTGTGGCTGGTGGCCATTGGAATGGGCATATCGATCGCCATGAAGGCCAAACTGTACGGGGAGCTGCCAGAGACGTTTGACGATGAGCACCAGTCGGCGCAACTGCGCCGCATCATCCAACTGCAGATGAACCCCATAACTGGAATTTCATCCAAGTGGTGCTACCACGAGAACAAGTGGAAGTAA